The Lycium barbarum isolate Lr01 chromosome 10, ASM1917538v2, whole genome shotgun sequence genome includes a region encoding these proteins:
- the LOC132614177 gene encoding protein RGF1 INDUCIBLE TRANSCRIPTION FACTOR 1, with amino-acid sequence MLIGGKIRVKKRADWIENLLNSKFFESCGYHREFRRNEKNMFCIDCNLCFCKHCVTSSSHCFHEWLQICKYVYHDVVRLHEIQKHLNCSEIQTYKINGEKAIHLNPRPQSKDSKTSKLKGNVTCEACGRHLQDLPSRYCSIACKVSIDANICRDRQKNFVSTQITKFDHSNENESCISLNESSEVIQTWCISTLKPKKNLHKRKGIPRRAPIC; translated from the exons ATG CTAATTGGTGGTAAAATTCGAGTGAAGAAGAGAGCAGATTGGATTGAAAATTTGCTGAATTCCAAGTTCTTTGAATCTTGTGGATATCACAGAGAATTCAGAAGAAATGAGAAGAAcatgttttgtattgattgtaaTCTTTGTTTCTGCAAGCACTGCGTAACTTCTTCGTCACACTGCTTTCATGAATGGCTTCAAATATGCAAATATGTTTATCATGATGTTGTCAGACTCCACGAGATTCAGAAACATCTAAATTGTTCTGAAATTCAG ACTTACAAAATTAATGGTGAAAAAGCTATACATCTAAATCCACGACCTCAATCCAAAGATAGCAAAACTTCGAAGCTAAAGGGTAATGTAACTTGTGAAGCTTGTGGGAGACACCTCCAAGATTTGCCAAGTCGATATTGCTCCATCGCTTGCAAA GTATCGATAGATGCAAATATTTGCAGAGACCGTCAGAAGAACTTCGTCTCCACTCAAATTACGAAATTTGATCACTCAAATGAAAATGAATCTTGCATCTCTTTGAATGAGTCCTCAGAGGTAATTCAAACGTGGTGCATTTCAACTTTGAAACCGAAGAAGAATTTGCATAAGAGGAAAGGCATTCCTAGAAGAGCTCCTATATGTTAA
- the LOC132616190 gene encoding protein MAIN-LIKE 2-like has protein sequence MFGLVVDGNPLNNLNARNIDIVGWQQLIHELTGWAPGLDCFNGVSRLEVHKLIEYIRGLDDITDQTPEIDVQQRVRLYLLWLCGSTIFPDKSGDLLNLDYLLDMRDLRAMSRQAWGAAALSYLYTCLCRASLRKAKDVCGFISLLQVWAWERIIPMQPPCRALPPHTALARRWTHRKSRENEARDVLPICRDVLNNLIDG, from the exons ATGTTTGGCTTGGTTGTTGATGGTAAtcccttgaataatcttaatgctaGAAATATAGATATTGTTGGGTGGCAACAATTGATCCATGAGCTTACTGGTTGGGCACCTGGTCtggattgttttaatggtgttagtaggttagaagtacataaattaattgaatatattagaggcttagatgacattacagatcagaccccagaaattgatgtgcaacagcgggttaggttgtacttgctatggctttgtggcagcacgatatttccggataagtccggtgacttacttaatttagactacttgcttgacatgcgtgaccttagagcaatgagtagacaagcttggggagcggctgcattgtcatatttgtatacttgtttatgccgcgcttcgttgaggaaagccaaggatgtgtgtggattcatttccttattgcag gtttgggcttgggagcgcATTATACCGATGCAGCCACCATGCAGGGCTCTTCCGCCACACACGGCTCTTGCACGAAGGTGGACTCATCGTAAATCCCGCGAAAATGAGGCACGTGATGTTTTACccatatgtagggatgtattgAACAACCTAATAGATGGCtag
- the LOC132613787 gene encoding uncharacterized protein LOC132613787, whose product MGSCTVKTSNRKAGNPTMPFCFPPYKARIFCYMLIKKPNMPLYLGRKKIKCRREITRTPYFLMTREPAAAALRVRTGSSRRTVKSNTGKGTTKRSFSCILLAVDR is encoded by the exons ATGGGTAGTTGCACGGTCAAAACCTCAAACAGGAAAGCTGGAAACCCCACTATGCCTTTTTGTTTCCCACCCTACAAAGCTAGGATTTTCTGCTACATGCTGATAAAGAAGCCAAACATGCCACTATACTTAG gaagaaaaaaaatcaagtgcAGACGCGAGATTACTCGAACACCTTATTTTTTGATGACAAGGGAACCTGCAGCCGCtgcccttcgggtgcgcacagg TAGTTCTAGAAGAACAGTCAAGAGCAATACTGGAAAAGGTACCACAAAGAGAAGCTTCAGTTGCATACTCCTCGCGGTTGATAGATAA
- the LOC132613788 gene encoding uncharacterized protein LOC132613788 yields MEKRKFIVNQVLKDKKLWFASFLIIWAAGLQGHMMWLQRQDSFKKKFGDLNDEGKNQQELADN; encoded by the exons ATGGAGAAGAGGAAATTCATAGTGAATCAAGTCCTCAAAGACAAGAAACTGTGGTTCGCTTCATTCCTAATTATCTGGGCTGCTGGTCTTCAG GGGCACATGATGTGGTTGCAGAGGCAAGATTCTTTTAAAAAGAAGTTTGGAGATCTAAATGATGAAGGCAAAAATCAACAGGAATTGGCGGATAATTAA
- the LOC132613786 gene encoding U-box domain-containing protein 21-like, translating to MISTWRKRRSARKSNSKKQIEEKSMELLMIPSQFKCPISLDLMKDPVTLSTGITYDRVSIETWIESGNQTCPLTKKVLKTLEPIPNHAMRKMIQEWCVENKDHGIERIPTPRIPVTSSEVTEILRKIGSCCKSQQGSESGRELVMKMRKMIKESARNKRCFVANGAGKVLSSRLLGFSENLPVYEVETMEEILSTLTILLPLDGESKSILGSKSSLNCMVWFLKCGSLSSRRNSVFLLKEIMRMEETWRVEELLKIDGALESLVKLVKEPICPTTTKASLLSIYHMVNSSQLPNVKARAKFADLGLAELLIEMLVDCEKSICEKALGILVGICNSEVGRKRANSYALTIPVLIKKLLRVSDLATEFSVSILWKLIGKNDKRDNVVLIEALQVGAFQKLLLLIQVGCSENTKEKASELLKLLNLHRGGAECIDSLDLKNLKRPF from the coding sequence ATGATTTCAACATGGAGGAAGAGAAGATCAGCAAGGAAGAGCAACTCAAAGAAACAAATAGAAGAAAAAAGCATGGAGTTATTGATGATTCCTAGCCAATTCAAGTGTCCAATTTCTCTAGACTTAATGAAGGATCCAGTGACTTTGTCAACAGGGATCACATATGATCGAGTGAGTATCGAGACATGGATTGAAAGTGGGAATCAAACATGTCCTCTTACCAAAAAAGTGTTGAAGACACTTGAGCCAATTCCCAATCACGCCATGAGGAAAATGATCCAAGAATGGTGTGTTGAGAATAAAGATCATGGTATTGAGAGGATCCCAACTCCAAGAATCCCTGTTACCTCGTCTGAGGTAACGGAGATTCTTAGGAAGATTGGGTCTTGCTGCAAGTCGCAGCAAGGCTCAGAGTCTGGTCGTGAACTAGTAATGAAAATGAGGAAGATGATAAAGGAAAGTGCGAGGAACAAACGTTGTTTTGTTGCAAACGGGGCGGGGAAGGTTTTATCGTCTAGACTTCTTGGTTTTTCGGAGAATTTACCAGTTTATGAAGTTGAGACAATGGAAGAAATTTTGTCAACTTTGACTATTTTATTGCCTCTAGATGGTGAGTCCAAGTCAATTCTTGGATCAAAATCATCTTTAAATTGCATGGTTTGGTTCTTGAAATGTGGAAGTTTATCAAGTAGGAGAAATTCAGTATTTTTGCTCAAAGAAATCATGAGAATGGAGGAAACATGGAGAGTAGAAGAGTTATTAAAGATTGATGGAGCTTTGGAATCATTAGTGAAACTTGTGAAAGAGCCAATTTGTCCTACTACTACAAAAGCTTCTTTATTAAGTATTTACCATATGGTTAATTcatcacaattaccaaatgtgaaGGCAAGAGCCAAATTTGCTGATTTAGGGTTAGCGGAATTGCTTATAGAGATGCTTGTGGATTGTGAAAAGAGCATATGTGAAAAAGCATTAGGTATTTTGGTTGGAATTTGCAATTCAGAGGTAGGGAGAAAAAGGGCTaatagttatgccttaactattCCTGTTTTGATCAAGAAATTGCTGAGAGTTTCAGATTTGGCAACTGAATTTTCAGTTTCAATCTTATGGAAGCTAATTGGGAAGAATGACAAAAGGGACAATGTTGTGCTTATTGAAGCACTTCAAGTTGGTGCATTTCAGAAGCTATTGCTGCTAATACAAGTTGGTTGTAGTGAAAATACTAAGGAGAAGGCTAGTGAGTTgttgaaattgttgaatttgcATAGAGGCGGAGCAGAGTGTATTGATTCTTTGGACTTGAAGAACCTAAAAAGGCCATTTTGA